The following proteins are encoded in a genomic region of Bacillus sp. FJAT-22090:
- a CDS encoding Asp23/Gls24 family envelope stress response protein, with translation MSIELKNEFGQIDISQDAVAQIAGGAAIECYGIVGMASKHQIRDGLTDILRKENFTKGVIVRQEKEDLHIDMYIIVSYGTKISEIAYQVQSKVKYTLNKSLGMSVKSVNVYVQGVRVASV, from the coding sequence ATGTCAATTGAATTGAAAAATGAATTCGGACAAATTGATATATCGCAAGATGCAGTTGCACAAATTGCAGGCGGAGCCGCTATAGAGTGTTACGGAATAGTTGGTATGGCATCTAAGCATCAAATTAGAGATGGATTAACAGACATATTAAGAAAAGAAAATTTTACAAAAGGCGTTATTGTAAGACAAGAAAAAGAAGACCTACATATTGATATGTATATTATTGTTAGTTACGGAACAAAAATTTCTGAAATAGCTTATCAAGTGCAATCAAAAGTGAAATATACACTAAATAAATCTCTTGGTATGTCAGTGAAATCCGTAAATGTATATGTACAAGGAGTTCGCGTGGCAAGCGTGTGA
- the rpmB gene encoding 50S ribosomal protein L28, protein MPKVCAITGRKARSGNARSHAMNANKRTWGANLQKVRILVDGKPKRVWVSARALKSGKVERV, encoded by the coding sequence ATGCCAAAAGTATGTGCAATCACTGGGCGTAAAGCTCGTTCTGGTAATGCTCGTTCTCACGCAATGAACGCCAACAAGCGTACATGGGGGGCAAACCTTCAAAAGGTCCGCATTCTTGTAGACGGTAAACCTAAACGTGTTTGGGTTTCTGCTAGAGCTTTGAAATCAGGAAAAGTTGAGCGCGTTTAA
- the spoVM gene encoding stage V sporulation protein SpoVM, which yields MKVYTFRLPKSVSSFVRVCIRMFKKEEVKK from the coding sequence GTGAAGGTATACACATTTAGATTGCCTAAATCAGTAAGTAGTTTTGTAAGAGTTTGTATTCGCATGTTTAAGAAAGAAGAAGTCAAGAAGTAA
- a CDS encoding thiamine diphosphokinase, protein MKTVIVCSGGPVEEVVDFKQLPFSKEDTFFIGADRGALHLLTNGITPHEIIGDFDSLKEEEFHLLESTVEKVTVLQAEKDETDTHIAILRAIEYKPDNIILTAVTGGRLDHYEAVLHDMIRFQMNYPEIVFYIRNKQNIIRFLLPGIHEIKPDSHFKYISFFSYGETVENISLRGFLYEVTKENISFGNSKFTSNEVSGRIGTISFTAGICLMIRSSD, encoded by the coding sequence ATGAAAACGGTCATCGTTTGCTCAGGAGGTCCAGTAGAGGAAGTTGTTGATTTTAAACAACTTCCTTTTTCCAAAGAAGATACTTTTTTTATCGGTGCTGATCGTGGAGCTCTTCATTTATTAACAAATGGAATAACGCCACATGAAATTATTGGTGATTTCGATTCATTAAAAGAAGAAGAATTTCATTTATTAGAATCAACGGTTGAAAAAGTGACAGTTTTACAAGCCGAGAAGGATGAAACAGATACACACATAGCAATACTGCGAGCTATAGAATATAAACCGGATAACATTATTTTAACAGCGGTAACTGGTGGGAGACTCGATCATTATGAAGCAGTTTTACATGATATGATACGCTTTCAAATGAACTATCCGGAAATTGTTTTCTACATACGTAATAAGCAAAATATTATTCGTTTTTTATTACCTGGAATACATGAAATTAAACCTGATTCACATTTTAAATATATTTCTTTTTTTTCGTACGGTGAAACAGTTGAAAATATATCTCTTAGAGGCTTTCTGTATGAAGTTACCAAAGAAAATATTTCATTTGGCAATTCCAAATTTACTAGTAATGAAGTAAGTGGACGAATTGGTACTATCTCTTTTACTGCTGGCATATGTTTAATGATAAGAAGCAGCGACTAA
- the rpe gene encoding ribulose-phosphate 3-epimerase, with translation MFKIAPSILAANFAKLGEEVLEVEKAGAELIHIDVMDGHFVPNITMGPIVVEALRPLTKLPLDVHLMIENADQYIESFAKAGADYITVHVEASPHLHRTIQLIRSFGVKPGVVLNPHTPIESIQHVLEDIDMVLFMTVNPGFGGQKFIHSVVPKVKQLADIVKERNLAIEIEIDGGINEETIIPCVEAGATIFVAGSAIYNAEDKGKALQAIKEAGLSVAVK, from the coding sequence ATGTTTAAAATTGCCCCATCAATACTAGCAGCTAATTTTGCAAAGCTGGGAGAAGAAGTGTTAGAAGTAGAAAAAGCAGGTGCTGAGCTTATTCATATAGATGTAATGGATGGTCATTTTGTTCCGAATATTACGATGGGACCAATTGTAGTGGAAGCATTACGACCTTTAACGAAGCTCCCTTTAGATGTACATTTAATGATTGAAAATGCCGATCAATATATTGAGTCATTTGCAAAAGCAGGTGCGGATTATATTACGGTTCATGTAGAAGCAAGTCCACACTTACATCGTACGATTCAATTGATTCGTTCTTTTGGCGTAAAACCGGGAGTCGTGTTAAATCCACATACTCCAATTGAATCGATTCAACATGTTTTAGAGGATATAGACATGGTCTTATTTATGACAGTAAACCCAGGCTTTGGAGGTCAAAAATTTATTCATTCAGTTGTGCCAAAGGTAAAACAATTGGCAGATATCGTGAAAGAAAGAAATTTAGCGATCGAAATCGAGATTGATGGCGGAATAAATGAAGAAACGATTATTCCTTGTGTAGAGGCAGGAGCTACGATATTTGTAGCTGGTTCTGCCATCTATAATGCAGAGGATAAAGGGAAGGCTTTACAAGCAATAAAAGAAGCCGGTTTAAGTGTAGCGGTAAAATGA
- the rsgA gene encoding ribosome small subunit-dependent GTPase A, translating to MPTGQIRKALSGFYYVYDNGEMITCRGRGVFRNRGESPLVGDIVDYKVEGDNDGTITVIHERKNSLVRPPIANIDQAILVFSVKEPDFNTILLDRFLVVLESFHIEPIICLTKSDLLDEKMEKTIEQYIKEYEQIGYNVLITFKDDPQFDDKITPLLEGKTTVLAGQSGVGKSTLLNTILPTLNLKTGVISDALGRGKHTTRHVELIEVCGGLLADTPGFSSFEFELMEKEELSRCFPEFVEIQDECKFRACMHVNEPKCAVKNAVESGSIKDYRYKHYLQFFNEIVERKPRY from the coding sequence ATGCCGACAGGTCAAATAAGAAAAGCATTAAGTGGATTTTACTATGTTTATGACAATGGAGAAATGATAACTTGTCGAGGAAGAGGCGTATTTCGCAATAGAGGAGAATCTCCGTTAGTAGGAGATATTGTTGACTATAAGGTGGAAGGGGATAATGACGGAACAATTACGGTCATTCACGAACGAAAAAACAGTCTCGTTCGTCCTCCTATCGCCAATATTGATCAGGCAATTTTAGTTTTTTCTGTGAAGGAGCCAGACTTTAATACAATCTTATTAGATCGCTTTTTAGTAGTATTGGAGTCATTTCACATCGAACCAATTATTTGTTTAACAAAAAGTGATTTACTAGATGAAAAGATGGAGAAAACAATCGAACAATATATAAAAGAATATGAACAAATTGGCTATAACGTTTTAATCACGTTTAAAGATGACCCGCAATTTGACGACAAAATTACTCCTTTATTAGAAGGAAAGACTACGGTGCTTGCCGGCCAATCTGGTGTAGGTAAATCTACGCTTTTAAATACGATATTACCTACACTTAACTTAAAGACTGGAGTAATTTCGGATGCTTTAGGACGCGGAAAGCATACGACACGACATGTGGAACTTATAGAGGTATGTGGTGGCTTACTCGCTGATACTCCTGGATTTAGCTCTTTTGAGTTTGAATTAATGGAAAAAGAAGAACTATCAAGATGTTTTCCAGAGTTCGTAGAAATTCAGGATGAGTGTAAGTTTAGAGCATGTATGCATGTAAATGAACCAAAATGTGCAGTAAAAAATGCAGTAGAATCAGGAAGCATAAAAGATTATCGATATAAACATTATCTACAATTTTTTAATGAAATAGTGGAAAGAAAGCCGAGGTACTAA
- the pknB gene encoding Stk1 family PASTA domain-containing Ser/Thr kinase, protein MLIGKRISGRYKLLEMIGGGGMSHVYLAHDMILDRDVAIKVLRYDFSNEEELRRRFQREALSATSLTHPNIVNIYDVGEDEDIHYIVMEYVRGETLKQYIQRNAPVSPVRTVTIMRQLTSAIANAHNNHIIHRDIKPQNILLDEEGKVKITDFGIAMALSATSYTQTNSVLGTVHYLSPEQARGGTATNRSDIYALGIVLFELLTGQLPFSGESAVSIALKHLQTETPSIRSIIPSIPQSLENVVLKATAKDPNNRYHSAEEMEEDLATALSPERADETKFVIAVDNDATKVLPVIKEPVPFEEVSETKKIPVAPTKLDKDVPKKKIKKWKIVTGVIAGVLLLAILFFILFPGLFKPDKVEVPDVANLNLQAAIEQIEAEGFVVGEEILEFSDEVEEGNVIRTSPEAGKLREKETKIDLFVSSGKESSEIADYRGRNIDEVKELLSNSELRSIEPEEQFSEKPIGEIIGQDPPPGTEIIPSETDLVFTVSKGLDLRTVSDLTDWNEKALKDYEKSSGFKIKIAGSKYSDTIQKGNVISQEPQANKKVAPGSTIEVVVSDGPKPASTKLVVKTVTIPYEPPNTEEEEGGVEGEEDEEQPTQEEQVVRIYVQDKTRTMAVPIEEFVLTQTVEKHIKLEISEGQKAAYRIEVGNTIFAQETIDYKDIK, encoded by the coding sequence ATGTTAATAGGAAAAAGAATTAGTGGCAGATATAAGTTGCTAGAAATGATAGGCGGCGGAGGTATGTCCCACGTTTACTTAGCGCATGACATGATATTGGATCGTGACGTTGCCATAAAAGTACTTCGTTACGATTTTTCTAACGAAGAGGAATTACGTCGTCGTTTTCAACGTGAAGCATTATCTGCAACCAGCCTCACACACCCAAATATTGTGAATATATACGATGTCGGTGAAGATGAAGATATTCACTATATCGTGATGGAGTATGTTAGAGGTGAAACATTAAAACAATACATACAACGTAATGCACCAGTTTCTCCGGTAAGAACAGTAACGATTATGAGACAGCTAACATCTGCCATTGCTAATGCGCATAACAACCATATTATTCATCGGGATATTAAACCGCAAAATATCTTATTGGATGAAGAAGGTAAAGTTAAAATAACGGACTTTGGTATAGCAATGGCTTTGAGTGCAACATCCTATACCCAAACAAATTCAGTGCTTGGGACAGTCCATTATTTGTCTCCTGAACAAGCTCGTGGTGGAACAGCTACGAATCGTTCAGATATTTATGCTTTGGGGATTGTCTTGTTTGAGCTGCTAACTGGACAACTTCCTTTTTCAGGTGAATCAGCAGTTTCCATTGCATTAAAGCATTTGCAAACTGAAACTCCTTCCATTCGTTCGATTATTCCTTCCATCCCACAAAGTCTGGAGAATGTGGTCCTAAAAGCAACTGCTAAAGACCCAAATAATCGATACCATTCTGCGGAGGAAATGGAAGAAGATTTAGCAACTGCCTTGTCACCAGAACGAGCAGATGAAACAAAATTTGTAATAGCTGTCGACAACGACGCTACGAAGGTTTTACCTGTTATTAAAGAGCCGGTTCCTTTTGAAGAGGTTTCAGAAACAAAAAAAATACCTGTTGCACCAACTAAGTTGGACAAGGACGTTCCAAAGAAAAAGATAAAAAAGTGGAAAATTGTAACTGGGGTTATTGCAGGTGTTCTACTACTAGCAATATTATTTTTCATCCTCTTCCCTGGGTTATTTAAACCAGATAAAGTAGAAGTGCCTGATGTGGCAAATCTAAATTTACAAGCTGCAATTGAACAAATAGAAGCGGAAGGTTTCGTTGTAGGTGAAGAAATACTAGAGTTTTCAGATGAGGTGGAAGAAGGAAATGTTATTCGAACCTCACCGGAGGCAGGAAAACTTCGCGAAAAAGAAACAAAAATAGATTTGTTCGTATCATCAGGAAAAGAATCTTCTGAAATTGCCGATTATAGAGGGAGAAATATTGATGAGGTAAAAGAATTACTTTCAAATTCAGAATTACGTTCCATTGAACCCGAAGAACAATTTTCAGAAAAGCCAATAGGTGAAATTATCGGACAAGATCCGCCACCAGGTACTGAAATTATCCCATCTGAAACAGATTTAGTGTTTACTGTTAGTAAGGGACTGGATTTACGTACAGTAAGTGACTTAACTGATTGGAATGAAAAAGCATTAAAGGATTATGAGAAATCTTCTGGTTTTAAAATAAAAATAGCAGGTTCGAAGTATTCCGATACCATCCAAAAAGGTAATGTGATTAGTCAAGAACCTCAAGCAAACAAAAAAGTTGCGCCTGGAAGTACGATAGAGGTTGTGGTCTCAGATGGACCAAAACCTGCTTCTACAAAATTGGTAGTAAAAACGGTGACGATCCCTTACGAGCCTCCAAACACGGAAGAAGAGGAGGGTGGAGTTGAGGGAGAAGAAGATGAAGAGCAACCTACCCAAGAAGAACAAGTTGTAAGAATCTATGTGCAAGATAAAACACGTACAATGGCCGTACCTATTGAAGAGTTCGTATTAACTCAAACAGTAGAAAAACATATTAAGTTAGAAATAAGTGAAGGACAAAAAGCTGCATATCGGATAGAAGTAGGTAACACAATATTTGCACAAGAAACGATTGATTATAAGGATATAAAATAG
- a CDS encoding Stp1/IreP family PP2C-type Ser/Thr phosphatase translates to MEFVVKTDVGMRRTVNEDRADVFVRSDGRILAVVADGMGGHNAGDIASEIAISEFKRYFAAYNPSIVKAKDWLTYTFQSINQAIVKHSTVNKGCEGMGTTLIAGLFEQNKGIIAHVGDSRVYELLPNGIGRITRDHSYVNVLIDSGEISEEQAKTHPKKNVLMKAVGTEQTIQPDFHEVEFQPNSYFLFCTDGLSNKLSEPFIHSILYSNTSLAEKGAELVEEANRAGGEDNISLIILSNNSEEV, encoded by the coding sequence ATGGAGTTTGTTGTTAAAACGGATGTTGGAATGAGAAGAACAGTAAATGAAGATCGGGCGGACGTTTTTGTTCGCTCCGATGGGCGCATTTTAGCCGTAGTAGCGGACGGTATGGGTGGTCACAATGCTGGTGATATCGCAAGTGAAATAGCTATTTCCGAGTTCAAAAGATACTTTGCGGCATATAACCCTTCCATTGTAAAGGCTAAAGACTGGTTGACATATACGTTTCAGTCGATAAATCAGGCAATCGTTAAACATTCAACCGTCAATAAAGGTTGTGAGGGAATGGGTACTACGCTCATTGCTGGATTATTTGAACAGAATAAAGGAATTATTGCTCATGTAGGAGATAGCCGCGTATATGAACTTTTACCGAACGGTATTGGGAGAATTACGAGAGATCATTCTTATGTAAATGTATTGATCGACTCAGGTGAAATAAGTGAGGAACAAGCTAAAACTCACCCGAAGAAAAATGTTCTTATGAAAGCAGTTGGAACAGAACAAACAATTCAACCAGATTTTCATGAAGTAGAGTTTCAACCGAATTCCTATTTTCTCTTTTGTACAGATGGACTAAGCAATAAATTGAGTGAACCGTTCATTCATTCCATTCTATACTCAAATACGTCTTTAGCCGAAAAAGGTGCAGAGCTTGTAGAAGAAGCAAATCGCGCAGGTGGAGAAGATAATATTTCTTTAATAATACTATCTAATAATAGTGAGGAGGTGTGA
- the rsmB gene encoding 16S rRNA (cytosine(967)-C(5))-methyltransferase RsmB — translation MTKKQEKIWVGNVRDAALTILMAVEKQQAYSNLLLHQTIEKYNIEDKDRALLTELTYGTIQYKMTLDYYLQPFIKGKLEDWVLQLLRLSLYQIQYLSRIPDHAAVNEAVNIAKKRGHKGIAGVVNGILRSILREGVRSTEEIKDEVERLSVETSHPLWMVKRFISEYGFETTANMLRENNEPPVTTLRVNLFKRTVDQVLHLMTQEGYVVAQSEVIPECIYLYNAQAAKTTAFQKGFVTIQDESSMIPAYALQVEPGMTVLDMCSAPGGKTTHIAEKMKNTGKLIAMDIHQHKLKLVKENADRLGFSFIETVEKDGRKASEEYPEQSFDRILVDAPCSGLGVMKRKPDIKYTKNEKDFASLKPIQLNLLEEAYKLLKKDGLLVYSTCTVDREENEGTAKLFLEAHPDMQLQAFPDVIKNIKDNQQDGMLQLFPQDLRSDGFFVSVFKKSGSTSF, via the coding sequence ATGACAAAAAAACAAGAAAAAATTTGGGTTGGTAATGTTCGAGACGCGGCACTCACAATATTAATGGCAGTTGAGAAGCAACAGGCATACAGTAATTTATTATTACATCAAACAATCGAAAAATATAATATTGAAGATAAGGACCGTGCGTTATTGACAGAGCTAACGTATGGAACAATTCAATACAAAATGACGTTAGATTATTATTTACAACCGTTCATCAAAGGAAAGTTGGAAGACTGGGTCTTACAGTTACTTCGCCTCTCTCTATATCAAATTCAATATCTTTCTCGTATTCCAGACCATGCGGCTGTAAATGAGGCAGTGAATATTGCGAAAAAAAGAGGTCATAAAGGTATAGCAGGTGTAGTAAATGGTATTCTTCGTTCTATTTTAAGAGAAGGCGTTCGATCTACTGAAGAAATAAAAGATGAAGTAGAACGACTATCTGTTGAAACAAGTCACCCTCTTTGGATGGTAAAGCGTTTTATATCTGAATATGGTTTTGAAACAACTGCTAACATGTTGAGGGAAAATAATGAGCCTCCTGTGACAACGCTTCGAGTAAATTTGTTTAAGCGTACAGTGGATCAAGTTCTTCACTTAATGACACAAGAAGGATATGTTGTTGCACAAAGCGAAGTTATCCCAGAGTGTATTTATTTGTATAATGCTCAAGCTGCAAAAACTACTGCTTTTCAAAAGGGATTTGTAACAATTCAAGACGAGAGTTCCATGATTCCAGCGTATGCACTTCAAGTTGAACCAGGTATGACCGTTTTAGATATGTGTTCCGCACCAGGCGGGAAAACAACGCATATTGCTGAAAAGATGAAAAATACCGGAAAGCTCATAGCAATGGATATCCATCAGCATAAACTAAAGCTAGTAAAAGAAAATGCTGACAGATTGGGCTTTAGCTTTATCGAAACGGTAGAAAAGGATGGGCGAAAAGCATCAGAGGAATACCCTGAACAGTCTTTTGACAGAATCTTAGTAGATGCACCATGCAGTGGTTTAGGTGTGATGAAACGTAAACCAGATATAAAGTACACTAAAAATGAAAAAGATTTTGCATCGTTAAAACCGATTCAACTGAACTTGTTAGAAGAAGCTTATAAACTTTTGAAGAAAGATGGTTTGTTAGTTTATAGTACTTGTACAGTAGATCGAGAAGAAAATGAAGGAACCGCCAAATTGTTTTTAGAGGCACACCCAGATATGCAACTACAAGCTTTTCCAGACGTTATTAAAAACATCAAAGACAACCAGCAAGATGGAATGCTTCAATTATTCCCACAAGATTTAAGAAGCGACGGCTTTTTTGTATCCGTATTTAAGAAAAGCGGAAGCACCTCTTTCTGA
- the fmt gene encoding methionyl-tRNA formyltransferase: MTSIIFMGTPTFSAPILRMLVEEGYDVLAVVTQPDRPVGRKKVLTAPPVKEEAVKLGLPVIQPTKLKGSEELQEIIALHADIIITAAFGQLLPKELLDAPELGCINVHASLLPAYRGGAPIHQAIIDGQDKTGVTIMYMEEKLDAGDIIAQSEVSISHTDDTGLLFDKLSVVGTDLLKETLPSIISKTNNRVKQDESLVTYAKNISREQERIDWNKSALEIHNQIRGLHPWPVAYTTLEGQSVKIWKADIIQVKTKELPGTVVKVESDYFVVQTGYEEAIRIDELQPAGKKKMSVVDYLRGVGSKLRIGDKFE; the protein is encoded by the coding sequence ATGACATCTATCATTTTCATGGGGACACCTACATTCTCTGCTCCTATTTTACGCATGCTTGTAGAGGAAGGCTATGATGTTTTAGCTGTTGTCACCCAGCCAGATCGTCCAGTCGGAAGAAAAAAAGTGTTAACTGCTCCCCCCGTAAAAGAAGAAGCGGTTAAGCTAGGACTTCCTGTCATCCAGCCTACGAAACTGAAAGGGTCGGAAGAATTACAGGAAATTATAGCATTGCATGCAGATATTATTATCACTGCTGCATTTGGTCAATTACTCCCAAAGGAGTTGCTAGATGCTCCTGAACTTGGCTGTATTAATGTTCATGCTTCCTTGTTACCTGCATATCGTGGTGGAGCGCCTATTCATCAAGCGATTATAGATGGGCAGGACAAAACAGGTGTAACAATTATGTATATGGAAGAAAAGCTAGATGCTGGAGATATTATTGCACAAAGTGAAGTCTCAATAAGCCATACAGATGATACTGGACTTCTGTTTGATAAATTAAGTGTAGTAGGTACTGACTTATTAAAAGAAACGCTACCATCTATCATTTCGAAAACAAATAATCGAGTGAAACAAGATGAGTCTCTTGTGACATATGCAAAAAATATTTCGCGTGAGCAAGAACGAATTGACTGGAACAAATCAGCACTAGAAATACACAATCAAATTCGTGGTCTGCACCCTTGGCCAGTTGCGTACACAACGCTTGAAGGACAATCGGTAAAAATTTGGAAAGCAGACATTATACAAGTGAAAACGAAAGAACTACCAGGAACTGTTGTGAAAGTGGAATCGGATTATTTTGTTGTTCAAACAGGCTATGAAGAAGCAATTCGAATAGATGAATTACAGCCAGCTGGAAAAAAGAAAATGTCCGTAGTAGATTATTTGCGTGGCGTAGGTTCGAAATTGCGAATAGGGGATAAATTTGAATGA